The nucleotide window tgccagtaggCAGACTATAAACTGATACTTtctggaagacttgtctgaggctataagctgaatattttttgctgagccatcctgactactgtaaacttatttgtatgaaTCTTAGCTGCTTCCAGACCcatctgtgcttctcaaggcagtttgagaatgagtgggtggagttaaggtgagttagggcaaGTCATAGAAGACGCCCGAGCCTGCCCACTTGAGCCCACCCACCGCCggcggaagtcagacagaaaaggttacatgTGGAGACGcaaaagtggggaaggagaagggtttagaactttagcagaaagcttggagataaagtaactcttatttgcccgttttctggcagaagttcccgcaactctgttatgtggccaggtttactCTGTTATGAGGCCAGATTTACCGGTGCCCGCCCCTATCTGCCAATGTATCCGCCcttttgtcccatggctgtagccgagagaaaaaattaaaaaattaaaataacaaaccgggatcagactacaatcttgggcgtccccaaagagtggagagagatccatgaatcagctcaagttcgCCATCCTTTTTGTCAAGGGATGCGAAGGGCTGCAGCTGCACCACACTTGATCCACCCGGTAGACCAAgacatcatttattttcttgtcagaaatgaaaatgtgcCGTTGCTGGTGCAACTCGAGGACAACCCTCGGGGTGTCAGTCGCAAAGAATATAACTCGGACTACGGCCGCGAGAACAGCGGACttactgtggtgaagaatcatggcggTAGCGGTGTGGGGGTCCAGCGGAGGCGGCGAGGGACGCACGCGCTCGTGGTCTCGCGGTCTcgctggatgggggaagaggcggcaagcagcagcagtcagcaggTCCTCAGTGTTTGGTGGTGTATCCGAGTCTGAACAGCACCAATGTTGGTTATGCCACGGtgctgcccctcgtggctggtcaccgcctgcagccatgccggcggaggagcgtgctgattaaaagaatcatagccatggttacctttttagagctttatggGGGGGGAGACggaaaaagacacacagagagagagagagagagatggggggagagggggaccGATGGGGGGAAGGAgtggaaaggagaggggacagagagcccacagagggcccacccgctttttaggctgggaagccggcgaaggctgatgacataattaaaggacgtaaataaggaccaaatccttataCCTGGGATTTACGCTACTACTCCTTCCTCTGAAGCCAATGCTCCACAGCTCAGATTCTGCTGGCCAGGATCAAAGAGTTCTCAGCTGTGCTTCCACAGGGTGGAACTGACCCTGAGGCTTCAGCCCTAACTGAGCCTCCTGAAGCTCTGGCTTCCCTTCCCCCGACTCTGCCagccctgtctcctcctccttctactctttctcctaCTTTATTCACTCCACCCACCCTGCCTGCTACCAGCATCCCTAAATCCCTTTATCCACTTCCTCCGGCTTCTACACAGGAACCCAAGGCCTCACTTCCCCTGCCCCCAACCCTGTTCCCGCCCtgactcctccttctctttcactGCCAAGAGCTCCACCCTCTGACCAACAcctccctgtgtgtctgtcctcctTCCCCCAGGGCACACAGACTCTTCCCTCTGGACTTCTGTCTTCCTGGTCACAGGTGACACAGTGGTCTGCCCCTTCAGGGTCCTCCCCTGTGGCTGCCCACACACGGTCCCAAAAGGACCCCGCTCGCCTCTGCCCCCTCCTGGAGGTGGCTGGAGTCGAAGGTGTCCTCCGGTTCATGTTCCCTTCTCCCTCCAAGATCTTGCTAACATTGAACAATGGTTGGGCTCTTTCTCCACTAATCCCTCTGCCTACATAAGAGAGTTCTGTCACTCAACTCAAACCTATGATTTAACCCATGATCTCTGCATTATTCAGACCTCCACTCTTAAGTGTGAGGAGCTCCAGAGAGTCCAGGCAGGGGCCAGATAGTATGCAAAGTGGATCCATTCAATGGATCCTTGGACCCCAATCCAGTGAGTAATGATGTAGTCCTGTTCTAGGACCCTGACTGGGACTACCAGCAGGGACAGGATTTGCTGCCTCCTGGAAAGCATGGAGACAGTTCTAACAAGGTAGTTAACTTTGATAGACTTCATGGAGTTACCCAGCAAACACATAAGAACCCAGCAGTTCAGTTTTTCTCAACTGATTACAAGAGGCCATGACTCAGTGCACCCAACTTGACTGGGCCTCTCTAGTAGACGCCTCTCATTTTATTTCACAATAGGCTTCAaacatttgaaaggaagaaagaaagaaaactcaaaaagGTTGAAGACAGTCCCCAAACCCCAATTCACAACTTGGTGAAGGTGAACTTCAAGACGACATGGCATAAGTCTTCCCAACGGGCTCCAGGGCGCCAAATCCTTAGGCAGCGATGCATACCCTAGCAGATGCCCTAAGGCTAACAACAGCCGGCAAAAGGGACGCTTGAGATCTCCTAGGCCTCATTCCCCCCACCAGGGGAGGGAAGTCCATTCCACTAGAAGCCTGCTTTTGATGTGGCAAGGAAGGCCACTGGTCCAGCATCTATCCTAATCCCTACCCACCAACAAAGCTGTGCCCTCTTTGCCAGCAACCTGGCCACTGGAAATCAGAGTGCCTTAATGGGAGCTTGACCACAGAGGCCCAGCCTCACCATCAGGGTCATTTCAAACTCCCAAGGCCATTAAGCTTCTCGGTTTGGTAGAGAGCTGACAGTGCCCAACCTGGGAGATTCCCATTACCCTATCCGTGCCTAGGGTAACTCTCCAGGTAGGGGGTAAGTCCACCAACTTCCTACTGGACAGAGGAGCTACCTTTCCAGTCCTCACCTCGCACTTGGGCCCTACAGTCCCTTCACTGGTCTCAAATACAGTGCTTCAGATATAGTTTGTATTAAAggattttaaaatactaaaactGTAACCCAGTACAGTGGATTGTCTTTTTGTTATGATGTtagtattatacatatataaaatgttatCAACTTGACTATTGACACAAAAAACATGTTTACCAATAAACTGTGATATAAATCgagtaaaaaaaaatagctggatGTTCACAGTGCAACAATCAACAACCAGAACATGTGTAgcacaatttcttttcttttataaacacTTCCCCAAATGATAATGTGTTTTCATTAGATAAAGAAATATCAGTGTGATTACACTGAAGTTATTGGTGGGAAAGGGGAACAGAATGATTAAGAACCTGTAAACTTAAACTGTTGAAGGAAGGTAAGAGACTCACTGCTCTGGTATTTGGGTGGGTCCTTGGGCTTCAGGATGAATAGTCCTGGCATATGTGGGGACTGCAGCTCCTGGACTGCCTTGTTGATATCAAGATAATCAGTGTAGTCACTTGGCCCCACTGCCACAAAGGTAGAATTTCGAAGGTCATTCATTCTGATGGCGTAGGTGTTCTCATGTCCTACGtagacaaaataataaatatagatTAATGCTAACAGTAATGAATGATCAAACAGATCATCTTTTTGGTGAGCATGAGCACATGTTGAAATGAGCTGCAGGTCTCCTCTGACTCTTGAAGTCCTCAGGGAATAAGTTCTAGGTGTCCAAGCACTGACTTTTAAAGGATAAAATTCATACATGTTACCTTGCTACACATCATGTACAATGGAGATCTGCTACAGCCTTCTAGCTCTAATCATTTTAGTCATGTGTCTTTCATATGTCAAGAGTtataatgaaagaagaaaatacattgaTTTCTTGTTGGTTACTATCTTTTCAATAATTTAACAACACATGTTAAAATAGCTCTGATCAGTATTTTCTCCAACATTATTCCTGACAGATTTATAGAGACAACTCATTTCCCTTTGTAAGTTCTGAAGCCAGGCTTTTCTAGTGGAGTGGAGTGGTTTTCCTTATGCTTTCTTTCTACTGTTTTCCACCAGGCACTTATAAGGGGAAAGTCACAGGATACTAGAAACCCAGGACCCCCTGAAAGGCTGCATTTACAAGACAGAAGACAATGCACTGTCTTGTCACTATTTCCATGTATAATccttggtttgttgttttgtgcttTTAATTACTTCCTCTACAAATAATTCTCAAAGATCCTGTATGTCAAAATGACATTCCTTTTTTACAGGAAGTCTCCTTTCCTCAGTTTTCATTAATCACTGATGAAACATGGAAGCTCTTGCTTTTCCCTTCCTTGTAGCACAGATGCAATGCAtttgagacacacatacacacacacacacacacacacacacacacacaaaaaaactacaGCAGCAACGTGGTTTTTTCAGCAGCAGTGGTTGAGGTCCAGGAAGCCTCTACAGGATACATACAGTAACATCTACAAGGGTGTCGGGATAACAGCTAATGAAAACATGAGAACTGAGTGTGTTTGCCCTCAGGAAGGAGCCTGTCCTGGTTGGcattatgtcaacttaacacaagctggagtcatttgggaagaaggagtcTCAATTGACAAAATGCCTTAATACCTCTGGCCTGAAGGCAAAACTGTGGTACAACACAGGGTAGGGGTTAGCTATTGTTCCAGGAGGTCTTTGTAGGTGACTACTTTGAAGCTttctggaggaggaagctgcagctgCTAGTCTTGCACACGCTAGTCAATCTTTTATAAACACTCAGACTCCCAAGGAAAGTCCTGCCATTTCTCTTGATCCTTGTCCATATAAAGAGACAGCTTTGCTGACTATCTTATATGCCCAAGTCTTTGAAATCCCCAACATGTTCATGGCCTTGTcaaaacacacattcactcaggacttgaCTAATTTAGAGAATCCTCTGCTCCCTACAGATCGATGTAGGAGGGCCCATTCTATATGAGTGATGCCTCCCCTGGGCTGATGGTTCTGGCTGCTATAAGAAAGAAGACCAAGCTAAGCAAGTAAACAATTCTACATGGCTTCTGCAGATCCCCAGGTTGTTTGAGTTCATGCTCTGATTTCTAGGCAGTGGACTCTtggaggaaaatgaaagaaacccattcttctccaagttgattttggtcatggtctgTTATCACAGTAATATAGAATTTAACTGAAACAGAGCCACCATGATTGACAGATTATAAGGAAACCTCAAGCCAGACATGGTACATAAAGCTGTTCCAATTCTTAATGTCAAGAAACATTTTATAAAgttaatatacatattaaataaaataaatgtagtttCAGTTTCTGTCTGCTGTCTCCATGTGTACATCTTGGGTACTACTTGTATTTTTAGACTGACTGGATATTGTTGCATGCAGAGATCTACGGTATGCAGCAATCCACAGCCTGTTTGTAGGGTCCACAACTCCAATTTTTACATCTAAAATGCAATTTTTATACCTGACATTAGGCAGCTTCCTGGGAGAATAGGAAGAAAGCTTGTAAGAGCCAGACCTTTTCTAGGAGATGCTGTCTTCAGTATATGAGAGGAAAGCTGCACACATAAAATTTCAACAATATAATTGCTAAAATAAGACTTAAAAGGTGGCAGCACCAATTGAACTGCCACTGTGGCACTCTCACAAAACCCCATCCTTACATGAAGACCTAAAGACAGTCAATGGCTACtcagagggagaatcagtcttccccagggatgagccaaCTAATAGTTTATTTATCCTGTCCAGTTGTTCATCTctaaacacacactcatatgagCAACATTAAATGTGCTCTTTCTCCCAgtcctacatacacacacacacacacacacacacacacacacacacacacacaatcaaccaaacaacaaaacaagattaattttaaaaggtcATGAAATTAAAGGAGAGTGAGGAGGATGAGAGAAGAGATGAAAGAGCAGATAGAgggatggaaatgatgtaaatacaatattcatgtatgaaattctcaaatggatataaattttaaaagattttatcaTGGATGGTGGGGCATTTATACATGGATGAGGGGCAAGACTCATTAAGTATTTAAGTATTATTtatatgatatttatttttatgggtatTTAAGcttaagaaaaacaataaaaacttttaaCAATTTAGGGTTAATGACTTTTTAACTCAATCAATGCCTCCTTAGGTTTCTCAGATGCTTACCCAGGAGTGGGCATGGTGCTTCTTTCTGGCTGGAAGAGAACCACAGTTGATAATCTTCCGCAGCATTCTGAAAAACGGAAGAACCAAAAGTTACACTGTACCACTTAAAGTACACACTTTAAGTGACTTTTTTCCTCGTCTGCATCTCTAAAACTTGAAAATATTGAGGCAAGCAATAATTCTGTTCTACGTAAAGGAGGCCGCCATTGGAAATTAACAGTGGTGAGATCAGTGTTCCCTGCTCCCCCTGAGAATCTGCAGAGAACAGAAGTTCctgccttttcatttctggtAGAAAAGATTTGTCAATACAAAATGTATTCTTTCTGCTACATTTCTGTGACTCTGGGAATAAGAAATCACTCCATGCCCTATTTCCAAGCAAGAAAAGTGTCCCTGTTACCCACATCCCTACAGGCTTTGGAGAATGTTGAGTTTTGCCATAACGTGTTCCTGTCCAGACAACTTATTACCCCAGTGCCACATGCATACTCTCTCTGTTATGACTAAGCAAAACTAAATTTAGAAGCCTTGGAAGCTCATCAACCTGAGTAAAGGAGACAAAAGCTAGAGAGCTGGAGGACACTAGAACATGAAATCAGCATTTGACCTGCATTCAGAGGTCTCCATCCtacaaagaaaaaggacaaatagctaatcttcataataatccagaagcaaaaaaaaaaaaacaagatccaCAACAGTACAGCCCACGACCCTTGGATTCATTGAAACAAGCAAATGTAAATTATGTAGCATCTATTGAATTATGTTAGGCCCCCACGTGAGATGCCCAAGAAAAATGCATCAAGTAGAGTTATAGCTTATTAATAATTAATGTTAATATTGACTAATTTGATTcctgataataaaaaaatattgacCTTTACTTGTGAGATCTCAGTTATGATAATTAGCAAGTGCACTCCTACACATATAtgtgttcacacatacacacactaaaactAAAATGTATGAATGAATAGCCTATATTCAaggattttcaaaatatattttcctcTTTCCCAGTTATTTCAGGCATCATCTATTAGATTCTTGGAACAAGTATTTAGAAGATAGAGCTCTAGTGATATATTCTAATTGAAATTGTATATCAAACCTGTCATTCTGTAATTATTAATTCGAAACTTTGTCCTTAAGGAATAAATCAGTATCAAAAATATCTACATGACAAAGAAGATATAGAAACAATGGCACCAAAAGATATCTAGTGATTTATATTAACAACTTTACATCATGTTCATTGGGTGTATACAAATATTTACAAACAATTCATGTATACATGCATTTTCACgtacaacacacacagagacacatactgTTTATTGTGCTCTAGTGGTACAAATACATTTCACATGCTGCTCATTGATATAAAATTTTACTGGAGAATACAGGAGCAGTGGCCATATATAGACTAATATAACATGTCAGCTGACTTTACTTCTGAAAGTGAAAGGAAGATGGAAATTTTTCATACATAGTAATCAAGCATTTGGCAGTGATATGTACAcacttatttaaatattaatagatCACAAAAAGGCATcggatagccgggcggtggtggcgcacgcctttaattccagcactcgggaggcagagccaggcagatctctgtgagtttgaggccagcctgggctaccaagtgagttccaggaaaggcacaaagctacacagagaaaccctgtctcgaaaaaccaaaaaaaaaaaaaaaaggcatcagataaataaaaagagtTTCCAAGTTTCTTACAGGTATTCCCAGCAATGGTCATAACTTTCTGATGATATCATTCACTGTGTCCAATCGTGCTGC belongs to Peromyscus eremicus chromosome 3, PerEre_H2_v1, whole genome shotgun sequence and includes:
- the LOC131906578 gene encoding uncharacterized protein LOC131906578 isoform X2: MNDLRNSTFVAVGPSDYTDYLDINKAVQELQSPHMPGLFILKPKDPPKYQSTRSSAGMAAGGDQPRGAAPWHNQHWCCSDSDTPPNTEDLLTAAACRLFPHPARPRDHERVRPSPPPLDPHTATAMILHHNSERTVRRIYSFINWIIRWAPDYVHLDTPAPNTGHLFGQMLMDICEDGVELPAPIMAECTFSEVLGIKSFRLHSISYFICF
- the LOC131906578 gene encoding uncharacterized protein LOC131906578 isoform X1, which encodes MARGEFCGHLSNAAEDYQLWFSSSQKEAPCPLLGHENTYAIRMNDLRNSTFVAVGPSDYTDYLDINKAVQELQSPHMPGLFILKPKDPPKYQSTRSSAGMAAGGDQPRGAAPWHNQHWCCSDSDTPPNTEDLLTAAACRLFPHPARPRDHERVRPSPPPLDPHTATAMILHHNSERTVRRIYSFINWIIRWAPDYVHLDTPAPNTGHLFGQMLMDICEDGVELPAPIMAECTFSEVLGIKSFRLHSISYFICF
- the LOC131906578 gene encoding uncharacterized protein LOC131906578 isoform X3 gives rise to the protein MARGEFCGHLSNAAEDYQLWFSSSQKEAPCPLLGHENTYAIRMNDLRNSTFVAVGPSDYTDYLDINKAVQELQSPHMPGLFILKPKDPPKYQSTRSSAGMAAGGDQPRGAAPWHNQHWCCSDSDTPPNTEDLLTAAACRLFPHPARPRDHERVRPSPPPLDPHTATAMILHHS